In one window of Eggerthella guodeyinii DNA:
- a CDS encoding branched-chain amino acid transaminase, protein MADITEVDYIWKNGEMLPWAEATTHVLSHSLHYGSGVFEGIRCYQNPETKKSYVFRLRDHMERLHRSCKIALIDLPYTVDELCDATLEVIRKNNLPSCYIRPIVYRGYGVMGVDPTGASTDVAIAAWPWDTYLGADALESGVAVGVSSWRQRTNNSIPPAVKATASYMNSILAKLEAKQHGYVEAIMLNEAGLVCEGTGENLFVVRDGILSTPPLSDGLLEGITRDTVLCLADDLEIPAIEESLTRSDLYVADEVFMTGSAAELTPIGSVDGRVVGKPGEITRLLQDRFFAVVYGNIEEYSEWLTEI, encoded by the coding sequence ATGGCAGACATCACTGAAGTGGATTACATCTGGAAGAACGGGGAGATGCTCCCCTGGGCCGAGGCGACCACGCATGTCTTGTCCCACTCGCTGCATTACGGCTCCGGCGTGTTCGAGGGCATCCGCTGCTACCAGAACCCCGAGACGAAGAAGAGCTACGTCTTCCGCCTGCGCGACCACATGGAACGCCTGCATCGCAGCTGCAAGATCGCGCTGATCGACCTGCCCTACACGGTGGACGAGCTGTGCGACGCGACGCTCGAGGTCATCCGCAAGAACAATCTGCCGTCCTGCTACATCCGGCCCATCGTGTACCGCGGGTACGGCGTGATGGGCGTGGATCCCACCGGCGCATCCACCGACGTGGCCATCGCCGCGTGGCCGTGGGACACCTACCTGGGCGCCGACGCGCTCGAGAGCGGCGTGGCCGTGGGCGTGTCCTCGTGGCGCCAGCGCACGAACAACTCCATCCCTCCTGCGGTGAAGGCCACCGCGTCCTACATGAACTCCATCCTGGCGAAGCTCGAGGCCAAGCAGCACGGGTACGTCGAGGCCATCATGCTGAACGAGGCCGGCCTCGTGTGCGAGGGCACCGGCGAGAACCTGTTCGTGGTGCGCGACGGCATCCTGTCGACGCCGCCGCTGTCCGACGGCCTGCTCGAGGGCATCACGCGCGACACGGTGCTGTGCCTGGCCGACGACCTGGAGATTCCCGCCATCGAGGAGAGCCTCACGCGCAGCGATCTCTACGTGGCCGACGAGGTGTTCATGACCGGCTCCGCCGCCGAGCTCACGCCCATCGGCAGCGTCGACGGCCGCGTGGTGGGCAAGCCGGGCGAGATCACCCGCCTGCTGCAGGACCGCTTCTTCGCCGTGGTGTACGGCAACATCGAAGAGTACAGCGAGTGGTTGACGGAAATCTAG
- the cimA gene encoding citramalate synthase: MNRILTYDSTLRDGEQCEGITLSLEDKLRIVERLDAFGVDFIEGGFPASNPKDIAFFQRVQDLPLKHARIAAFGSTCKKDVAAEDDRGLADLVASGAPVVTIVGKTWDEQVTRALLTTLDENLRMIRDSVAHLKAQGLMVVFDAEHFFDGYKANADYAMACVRAASEAGADSIDLCETNGGALPHEVEAIVAAVAQAFPEQQLGIHCHNDSGCAVANSLAAVRAGAVQVQGTVNGFGERVGNTDLLTVIADLELKMGCTCVGEERLRDLTSVAQFVAETCNLSVPNHHPYTGASAFAHKGGLHASAIARFPEAYEHTRPEAVGNTQRMLVSELAGKASLIAKAKNLGIDLAQHADKTQEILDDIKRREAVGYSYEVADGSLALLLQWHLGAYRPHFTLESFRVIVDDHEDTGALAKDAMSEATIKIHVGDQRFVATGEGAGPVGALDNALRMAIVAFYPEVADIELVDYKVRILDENVGTDAITRVVITTRDKHGSWGTVGVSENIIEASWNALVDSIEYGLMRIGE; the protein is encoded by the coding sequence GTGAATCGAATCCTCACGTATGACAGCACGCTGCGGGACGGAGAGCAGTGCGAAGGCATCACGTTGTCGCTTGAGGACAAGCTGCGCATCGTCGAGCGTCTGGACGCGTTCGGCGTCGATTTCATCGAAGGCGGGTTCCCGGCGTCGAACCCGAAGGACATCGCATTCTTCCAGCGCGTGCAGGACCTGCCGCTCAAGCACGCGCGCATCGCGGCGTTCGGCTCCACCTGCAAGAAGGACGTGGCGGCCGAGGACGACCGCGGCTTGGCCGACCTTGTCGCCAGCGGCGCCCCCGTGGTCACCATCGTGGGCAAGACATGGGACGAGCAGGTCACCCGCGCGCTGTTGACCACGCTCGACGAGAACCTGCGCATGATCCGCGATTCCGTGGCGCACCTCAAGGCGCAGGGCCTCATGGTGGTGTTCGACGCCGAGCACTTCTTCGACGGCTACAAGGCGAACGCCGACTACGCGATGGCCTGCGTGCGCGCGGCCAGCGAGGCGGGCGCCGACTCCATCGACCTGTGCGAGACGAACGGCGGCGCGCTGCCGCACGAGGTGGAGGCCATCGTGGCCGCGGTCGCGCAGGCGTTTCCCGAGCAGCAGCTGGGCATCCACTGCCACAACGACTCGGGGTGCGCCGTGGCCAACTCGCTGGCCGCCGTGCGCGCCGGTGCCGTGCAGGTGCAGGGCACGGTCAACGGCTTCGGCGAGCGCGTGGGCAACACCGACCTGCTCACCGTCATCGCCGACCTCGAGCTCAAGATGGGCTGCACCTGCGTGGGCGAGGAGCGGCTGCGCGACCTGACCAGCGTGGCGCAGTTCGTGGCCGAGACGTGCAACCTCTCGGTGCCGAACCACCATCCTTACACGGGCGCTTCGGCGTTCGCCCACAAGGGCGGCCTCCACGCCAGCGCCATCGCGCGCTTCCCCGAGGCCTACGAGCACACGCGTCCCGAGGCGGTGGGCAACACGCAGCGCATGCTGGTCAGCGAGCTGGCCGGAAAGGCGTCGCTCATCGCGAAGGCGAAGAACCTCGGCATCGACCTGGCGCAACACGCCGACAAGACGCAGGAGATCCTCGACGACATCAAGCGGCGCGAAGCGGTGGGCTATTCCTACGAGGTGGCCGACGGCTCGCTCGCGCTGCTGCTGCAGTGGCATCTCGGCGCGTACCGGCCGCACTTCACGCTGGAAAGCTTCCGCGTCATCGTGGACGACCACGAGGACACCGGCGCGCTGGCGAAGGACGCCATGTCGGAGGCAACCATCAAGATCCACGTGGGCGACCAGCGCTTCGTGGCCACGGGCGAGGGCGCAGGCCCCGTCGGCGCGCTCGACAACGCGCTGCGCATGGCCATCGTGGCCTTCTACCCGGAGGTGGCCGACATCGAGCTGGTCGACTACAAGGTGCGCATCCTCGACGAGAACGTGGGCACCGACGCCATCACGCGCGTCGTCATCACCACGCGCGACAAGCACGGCAGCTGGGGCACGGTGGGCGTGTCGGAGAACATCATCGAGGCATCGTGGAACGCCCTCGTGGATTCCATCGAATACGGCCTGATGAGGATTGGGGAGTAA
- a CDS encoding YerC/YecD family TrpR-related protein translates to MSDLRTPEVEDLLRVFAALDDEDVIFSLLEDLFTIREIKETSQRLAVARQLDAGKSYAAIEEATGASATTIARVSKCLSYGAGGYNAALNALDDAEKKRR, encoded by the coding sequence ATGAGCGATCTCAGAACGCCCGAAGTCGAAGACCTCCTGCGCGTATTCGCGGCACTCGATGACGAAGACGTGATCTTCTCCCTGCTGGAGGACCTGTTCACCATCCGCGAGATCAAAGAGACGTCCCAGCGCCTGGCCGTGGCGCGCCAGCTGGACGCCGGCAAGTCCTACGCCGCCATCGAGGAAGCAACCGGCGCGTCGGCCACCACCATCGCCCGCGTGTCGAAGTGCCTCTCCTACGGAGCCGGTGGCTACAACGCCGCCTTGAACGCTTTGGACGACGCCGAGAAGAAGCGCCGGTAG